The following are encoded together in the Methanosarcina flavescens genome:
- a CDS encoding helix-turn-helix transcriptional regulator, which yields MSSSLCDTIWLSEKRKNLLLLLMEGPRDIEQIKTSLNVTSKAMMPQIKILKKQGLIFQKEDTYMLSEIGKLIVGNMLPLLNTLEVIEENKDYWASRDTSVIPNEQFMRLGELGECMVIEPDLNHLFDLPREFTENLIKSRCIMSSLSYYHPLYPSLYSRLAKNGAEMEVVLTRPVFERLKNDCADELEALLNSENTVFMVYEESLQLPTIAVTERFMYLCLFNRQGKYDHRKVMSFDASALRWGKELFTHYKQLSREVIEI from the coding sequence ATGAGTTCATCTTTATGCGATACTATCTGGCTTTCTGAAAAAAGGAAAAATCTCCTCCTTCTGCTGATGGAAGGACCAAGGGACATTGAGCAAATAAAAACTTCTCTCAATGTAACCTCAAAGGCAATGATGCCTCAGATTAAAATCCTTAAAAAACAGGGTCTGATCTTCCAGAAAGAGGATACTTATATGCTCTCGGAGATCGGGAAACTTATTGTGGGAAACATGCTTCCTCTTCTGAACACACTTGAGGTCATCGAGGAGAATAAAGATTACTGGGCAAGCCGGGATACGAGTGTCATACCCAATGAACAGTTTATGCGGCTTGGAGAGCTTGGAGAATGCATGGTGATAGAACCCGACCTGAACCATCTGTTCGACCTTCCCAGGGAGTTTACCGAAAATCTCATAAAATCAAGATGCATCATGAGCTCGCTCTCCTACTATCATCCTCTCTATCCTTCACTTTATTCCAGGCTCGCAAAAAATGGGGCTGAAATGGAAGTCGTGCTTACAAGACCTGTATTCGAGAGGCTCAAAAATGATTGCGCGGATGAACTTGAAGCCCTGCTCAACTCCGAAAATACAGTTTTTATGGTCTACGAGGAAAGTCTGCAGCTTCCGACGATTGCTGTTACTGAAAGGTTTATGTATCTCTGCCTTTTCAACAGGCAGGGGAAATACGATCACAGGAAAGTAATGAGTTTCGATGCCAGCGCCCTTCGCTGGGGTAAGGAACTTTTCACGCATTATAAACAATTGTCTCGAGAAGTGATCGAAATCTGA
- a CDS encoding DUF2769 domain-containing protein codes for MDSKLTAENKENVGKSGKSGKGTLDIIQQAREEYGRYFGICGSYHHLKACICKSCPSYSGGAGMFCSRGKCPGQDKKLGCLCETCELFRKFRLEGKYFCIQSEKPEASEESLNLL; via the coding sequence ATGGATTCCAAGCTTACAGCAGAAAATAAAGAGAATGTCGGAAAAAGTGGAAAATCAGGAAAGGGAACACTCGACATTATACAGCAGGCCAGGGAAGAATACGGGAGATATTTCGGGATCTGCGGCTCGTACCATCACCTTAAAGCCTGCATCTGCAAAAGCTGTCCTTCCTATTCTGGCGGCGCAGGAATGTTTTGCTCGAGAGGCAAATGCCCAGGACAGGATAAAAAACTGGGCTGTCTCTGTGAAACCTGCGAACTTTTCAGGAAATTCCGGCTCGAGGGAAAGTACTTCTGTATCCAATCCGAAAAACCTGAGGCTTCTGAAGAAAGCCTGAATCTTCTCTAA
- a CDS encoding PAS domain-containing protein, producing MGFNQLAESDELILDEALERQRILETVINNSPIMAFLWTPDEDWPAKYVSENVTQLGYSAEDFLTGRIMYADIVHSEDIDRVRKELTRCCETGQESFVQRYRVLTGKGKVRWVEEKTFIHRDENGNVKSFQGIVRDITQEIKNEKALRDALESQKALMEKQKVLLERQKALETVINNSPTVVFLWKAEKYWPTVYVSENVRQFGYAPEDFISGRVLYGKIIHPEDLLLVELELEENCEEGGKEFNRQYRILTQSSEVRWVDEKTFIQRNEEGEITHFQGIIEDITQQVKRSDARG from the coding sequence ATGGGATTCAATCAACTAGCTGAAAGCGACGAACTGATTCTTGATGAAGCACTTGAAAGGCAGCGAATTCTGGAAACTGTAATTAATAACAGTCCTATTATGGCCTTTCTCTGGACCCCGGACGAGGACTGGCCTGCAAAATATGTTTCCGAAAACGTAACCCAGCTTGGGTACAGCGCAGAAGATTTCCTGACTGGCAGGATAATGTATGCAGATATTGTCCATTCCGAGGATATAGACCGGGTTAGAAAGGAACTTACACGATGTTGCGAAACTGGGCAGGAGAGTTTTGTACAGCGGTACAGGGTTCTTACAGGGAAGGGAAAAGTCCGGTGGGTAGAAGAAAAAACCTTTATTCATCGTGATGAAAACGGGAATGTAAAAAGTTTCCAGGGAATAGTCAGAGATATTACTCAGGAAATAAAAAATGAGAAAGCGCTGAGGGACGCGCTTGAAAGCCAGAAAGCCCTGATGGAAAAGCAAAAGGTCCTGCTTGAACGGCAAAAAGCCCTTGAAACCGTAATTAACAACAGTCCTACGGTAGTATTTCTCTGGAAAGCTGAAAAATACTGGCCTACCGTATATGTATCCGAAAATGTCAGGCAATTTGGGTATGCCCCCGAGGACTTCATTTCCGGAAGAGTCCTTTATGGGAAAATTATTCATCCCGAAGACCTGCTTCTTGTGGAACTCGAACTTGAGGAGAACTGCGAAGAAGGGGGAAAGGAATTCAATCGCCAGTACCGGATCCTTACGCAGAGCTCTGAAGTCCGCTGGGTTGACGAAAAAACTTTTATTCAGCGCAATGAGGAAGGGGAAATTACTCATTTCCAGGGCATTATAGAGGACATAACCCAACAGGTTAAAAGATCTGATGCCCGCGGGTAG